CCGAGTGTAACCGCTTCCGTCTCACCGCTGACGGCGGCCTGCGACCGTGCCTCCTGGATGATGATGAAATCGACCTCAAGGGCCCACTGCGCTGCGGCGCTACCATCGAGGAGTTGGAGCAAATGATACTGAAAGCGGCCACCCTGAAGCAGGAGCAGCACCACCTTGCTGAAGAAGTCGTCCCCGAGAAACGGCAAATGCGGCAGATAGGCGGCTAGGGCGACCTGTTTACCTCCCGCATCCACACCCGAGGTACACGCACATCGGGGTACGCGTGCTTGCCGTCCGGCGACCAATGAACTCGGAAGACGCCAAATGCTGCGAGCACTGCGCTGACAGCATGGTCAAGCGCGCCGGCGAGAAGCCGGTTCCTCTCTGGTACGGTCAGCTAAGGTCTAACGCTCCGTTTCGGACCGGCATTTCTCTTCAAGGTGGGCTGGGCGGCCCTGATGAATCTACATGTGATCGGCCTGGTATCACGGGGGTCGATGATATCGATAACGTCTCCCGCCTCAGCCGCCCGGAATGGAGAGCGAAAGCCGACCAGTTTCTCCTCCAATTCCTTACGTTTTGCTTCAGGGTCCGGGGCCGATTCGATGACTCTTCGATAGGCAGCAGCGACACCACCTTCTATTGGAATTGCACCCCATTCGCCACTGGGCCAGCCTAATCGCAGGTTAAGCGTCATCATACCACCACCACCGGCACTGGAGAATGCGTCTCCACCCATCCCATAGGACTTTCTGAGGGCAATATGCACTTTGGGAACGCTTGCTTCCTGGGCTGCCATAACGGCTACCATCCCGTAGCGCATTGTACCCTCCTTCTCTGCTTCAGACCCAATCATAAAACCCGGTACATCGCCGAGGAGTAGCAACGGAATGCTGAAACAGTTACACAGGTCGATAAAACGGGCCATTTTTTGTGCAGCCTTTCCGATCATAGCACCGGCATGTACCATCGGGTTGCTCGCCAGCACCCCGACAACATAGCCATCCATGCGGGCAAAGGCTGTTATCACCGCGGCACCGTAGTATTTACGCATCTCGAAGAATTCACCTTTGTCGACGAGAAGACGGATCACCTTGTACATATCGTATGGTCTTTTGCGGTTGATAGGCACGATACCCAGAAGCTCTTCCTCACGTCGATTTGGGTCGTCTCCCATATCTTTACGAGCAGTCACCTCGTACACATTATCAGGCATATAGCTGAGAAATCCCCGTATCTGTCGGAAGGCGTCCTCTTCATCCTCGGCTTCGTTATCGATTACTCCTGTTTCGCGGGTATGCCTCCTGGTACCACCAAGGTCGTCTTTCGGGGTATTCTCGCTGAGGGCCCGGGATACAACCGGGGGACCGGCAGGGAATATCTGTCCGGTTCCCTTAACCATTATGGAAAAGTGAGACAATACGGCACGGGCGGCTACGTGCCCGGCACATGAGCCCACAACTGCCGACACCACTGGCACTTTTTGCAGTAATTGAACATCCCACCACCACTGTGTGCCCGGAGGGAGCGACATTCGGCCACCTCCTCCCCCTTTCTGACCGCTTCCCTCATAGCTGGCTGCACTAGCTCCAGCTCCGTCACAGAGTTGCACAAGCGGTATTCCGTATTGAAGTGACATAGGCTGCATGAATAACCGGGCATCCTTATGCATACCGGCGGGACTACCGCCACTGATGGTAAAGTCCTCACCACCGACAGTTACCTGACGACCGTCTATCTCAGCCAATCCCTCTACAAAAGCGCCGGGCAGGAAGTCAATTATATCGCCGTTCTCGTCGTATATGCCCCTGCCCATCAATGAGCCAACTTCAAAGAAGGTGTCTTTGTCCACCAGTCTGTCTATGCGTTCGCGAATGGTTAGTTTGCCCTGGTCATGGTGCCGGGCGATACGTTCCTTACCACCCATCCGCTTCACCGCTTCCCTTCTCAGGCGCATCTCCTCGATGGCAGCCTCCCACGGCATGCCCATCTTCCAGGTAGTAATCTTCTCGAATTCATCGCCACTTGTCATCCTGGCTCCTTCCCTGGTTGATTCTCACTTATTCTACTACTGGGGACTCCCTTATTGCCAGTGCCTGAACTTGTTCAGGCCTCATCGGGCACATGACCAGCCGGCACAACCCGGTCCTCGATTGTTGCAGCATTACTCCGCATGGCCATGCACGTACCTGTTCTGACTTAGAGGGAGACGCCATGCCAGCCGACCGGCAGGGCCTGCTTTCCCACCGGAAAGCCTACTTACTCGCCTGCTGCGGGGTCGACTCCAGCCACGACTGACTCGCCTCCAGGTTCCTGTGCGCCAGGCCCGCTTGCGCAATCCCGCCCTTGTCGTCGAGGGGGCGTTCCGTATCCCGCAACTCGGTAGCGATAAAGTAGTTCTGGTAGGCCACTTCAACCTCCGCGGTATAGCCCATGGTATCCTGCATGTGGTTAACGCTGAACTTGACAGTGCGCAGACGTGCCGGGTCCCTGATATAGTTATCGGCGACCCGTCCGGCGTAGGCCAGCGTTTCCTCTTCAAGTCGCTCCCGTGGAAAGACCCGGTTGACAAAGCCATGCTGGTAGGCCTCCCAGGCCGTCATGAAGCGGTGCTCGAACAGGATTTCTTTCGTCTTGCGCGGCCCGATGTCCCACGGCATGGAGAAATACTGCACGTGCGAGGGTAGAAACAGGGTATCTTCGGACGCAAACAGGACATCCATGGCCGCAGCGAATATCCACCCCCCGAAGATGCAGTAGCCGTGCACCATGGCGATTGTCGGCTTGGGTACGTTCCGCCAGCGCAGGCTGTTTTCCAGGCAAATGGCACGTGTCCGCTTGTACCGTTCCAGTGTCGTTGTTGGGAAGCCCAGTTTATCACGCTCCTCCAGTTCCTCGGGCGTACCCAGGTCATGCCCGGCAGAGAAATGCTTCCCTTCCCCGGAGAGAACAATGGCTCCCACTTGGTCATCCTCGGCCGCCTGGACAAAGGCATCGTCCATCTCGTCACGCATCAGCCGGCTCTGGGCATTGTAGTAGCGTGGCCGGTTAAGTATTATGCGAGTTACCTTCCCGGGCTGGTAGATAATATGCTTGTACTCCATGGTAGAATCCCCTCCTTCTCCGGAATCACATAACACAGGTGGTTGAAGTAGCATCCGCAGACTTATAGTCTGGTATTGTGCTATGTTAAGGCCCTGCTGGGCGGGTGTCAAGGCTTCACGATGGCGGGTAGAAGAACGTCATCTGGTGTCTGCCCCGGGTGTCCTTTTACTTCTGGCGGCCCTGCGACTGCATGAAGGCCCGGAACCTCCGCAGGTCCTCTTTGGAACCCACCAGCTTCCCCGAAGGAGTGGCAGTCAGTCCCCAGTAGCGCTGCAGACCCTCCAGGCACTCCTTCTGGTGCAGGCTGGCCTGCCAGTCCCGGCAGGCCTGTGGTCTCAGCGGGTGAATCTTGCAGGATGCTGCCTTACCATCGTCTGTGGCCGGATTAAGGAAGACGCAGGCGTCCGTATCCGTATCAAGGAGAAAACGGCCCGGCTCGAACCAAGCATCATCAATATACCTGTCCAGGAATGCGTCCAGAGACATCCCCAGGGCCAGAGCGATAGTCTCCGCTTCGGCAGTAGTCAACGGCGGCTGGTACCGGGTGCAGCACAGCCCGCATCGGAAGCACGGTATCGCCATACCAGTCGACGCGGAACCATCCGGACTATCCAGCGACACCCTGCTATCCTTACGCTTCAGTCTCATCATAGTGATTATAGCGCGGGACGGGGCAGATGTTAAGCGAGGCCTTTTAGCTTGTTGCGAAATGGTCTCGGAATCCCTACAATCAGAGCAATGAGTGACATCGTCGACAAGATACGAAAGAGAATGAGGCAGTCCCGGTACAGGTCAAGGACCGTGTCCATAACGCACCTGCCGGAAGCGCAGGATACGGTTGGGGAACTCGTCAGGCAGGGACTCCTGAATGGGCGATTGCATGAAACATGGCGTTTCTACTTGAAGACCAATGAAAAACTGCCCGAGGCGAAGACAATCGTGGTCGTGGCAATGCCTCAACCGATCACGCGTCTCAGCTTTGAATGGCAGGGAATCACTTATCCCGCAGACATCCCGCCGGATTACTTTGCGAAAACAGCAAATGAATCTCGTGCCGAAGGAATTCTAGAGAGTGTGCTGGAGACTGCCGGATACAAGGTAGTAAAAGCTCATCTGGCATTGAAAACGCTTGCGGTGCGAAGCGGACTGGCAAGATATGGTAGAAACAATATCAGCTATGTGCCGGGGATGGGTAGCTTCTGCCACCTGGTCGCTTTCTATACCGATTGTCCCTGTGAAGAGGATAACTGGCAGGAATCTAAAGCCATGGAAGCCTGTGAAAACTGCTCGCTCTGCCGTGAGAACTGCCCGACTGGGAGTATTACCACCGACCGCTTCCTGATTCACGCTGAAAACTGCCTGGGCTCTCTGACCGAGAGAGAGCCGGATTTCCCCTACTGGGTTCAGCTTCAGCCCGACTGGCACAATGCCCTCATTGGCTGTATGCGCTGTCAATTCGTGTGTCCGGTGAATAGGCCATATCTACGCGAGATCGTG
This portion of the Dehalococcoidales bacterium genome encodes:
- a CDS encoding carboxyl transferase domain-containing protein, translated to MTSGDEFEKITTWKMGMPWEAAIEEMRLRREAVKRMGGKERIARHHDQGKLTIRERIDRLVDKDTFFEVGSLMGRGIYDENGDIIDFLPGAFVEGLAEIDGRQVTVGGEDFTISGGSPAGMHKDARLFMQPMSLQYGIPLVQLCDGAGASAASYEGSGQKGGGGGRMSLPPGTQWWWDVQLLQKVPVVSAVVGSCAGHVAARAVLSHFSIMVKGTGQIFPAGPPVVSRALSENTPKDDLGGTRRHTRETGVIDNEAEDEEDAFRQIRGFLSYMPDNVYEVTARKDMGDDPNRREEELLGIVPINRKRPYDMYKVIRLLVDKGEFFEMRKYYGAAVITAFARMDGYVVGVLASNPMVHAGAMIGKAAQKMARFIDLCNCFSIPLLLLGDVPGFMIGSEAEKEGTMRYGMVAVMAAQEASVPKVHIALRKSYGMGGDAFSSAGGGGMMTLNLRLGWPSGEWGAIPIEGGVAAAYRRVIESAPDPEAKRKELEEKLVGFRSPFRAAEAGDVIDIIDPRDTRPITCRFIRAAQPTLKRNAGPKRSVRP
- a CDS encoding enoyl-CoA hydratase-related protein; its protein translation is MEYKHIIYQPGKVTRIILNRPRYYNAQSRLMRDEMDDAFVQAAEDDQVGAIVLSGEGKHFSAGHDLGTPEELEERDKLGFPTTTLERYKRTRAICLENSLRWRNVPKPTIAMVHGYCIFGGWIFAAAMDVLFASEDTLFLPSHVQYFSMPWDIGPRKTKEILFEHRFMTAWEAYQHGFVNRVFPRERLEEETLAYAGRVADNYIRDPARLRTVKFSVNHMQDTMGYTAEVEVAYQNYFIATELRDTERPLDDKGGIAQAGLAHRNLEASQSWLESTPQQASK
- a CDS encoding YkgJ family cysteine cluster protein; translation: MSLDSPDGSASTGMAIPCFRCGLCCTRYQPPLTTAEAETIALALGMSLDAFLDRYIDDAWFEPGRFLLDTDTDACVFLNPATDDGKAASCKIHPLRPQACRDWQASLHQKECLEGLQRYWGLTATPSGKLVGSKEDLRRFRAFMQSQGRQK
- a CDS encoding 4Fe-4S double cluster binding domain-containing protein; the encoded protein is MSDIVDKIRKRMRQSRYRSRTVSITHLPEAQDTVGELVRQGLLNGRLHETWRFYLKTNEKLPEAKTIVVVAMPQPITRLSFEWQGITYPADIPPDYFAKTANESRAEGILESVLETAGYKVVKAHLALKTLAVRSGLARYGRNNISYVPGMGSFCHLVAFYTDCPCEEDNWQESKAMEACENCSLCRENCPTGSITTDRFLIHAENCLGSLTEREPDFPYWVQLQPDWHNALIGCMRCQFVCPVNRPYLREIVAGPSFSEEETGLILNRTPLEKLPPETQQKLEISDGVYPFVAPNLSALIEKQRLAAQR